Below is a window of Gemmatimonadaceae bacterium DNA.
GGGTGCCCCGCTCCTGATGGATGGCCCAGAGCCAGCGTTCGGGGCGCGCGAGAAACGTGAGGGGCGACATGAGACCCAGGGGTACGCCCTGCACCAGCGCGAACAGCCAGGCGCCGATCAATCCCATGTCGTGATACAGGGGCAGCCAACTGACCACGGCGTCGGTGGGGCGTATCTCGACGCCGGCGGCGATGGCGCGGATGTTGGCCAGCAGGTTGGCATGCGAGAGCAGCACGCCTTTGGGGTCGCCCGTGCTGCCCGACGTGTACTGGATGAGCGCCGGCGCATCGGCGCCGACCGGCGGCAGCGCGTGGCCGTGCGCCGCGTTGGCCGCGCCCTCGTCGTGCAGCGTCTGGACGGTGACGGGGCGCGCGAGCGCGGGCGCATCGGACTTGAGGGCGCGCGCTACGGGCGCGGCTTCCGGCATCGCGATCAACACGCGCGCTTCGGCGTTGGCGAGAATGCGCGACTGTCGCAGCAGATACTCGCCCAGTCGGTCGAGCCGCGCCGGTGGGTAGAGCGGCACGGCCACGCCGCCGGCGGCGAGCACGCCCATGAACGCCTGCAGATAGTCGAATCCGGTGGGGAGCATGAGCGCCACGGGCTCGCCGGCACCTACGCCACGCGCCACGAGCGCGCCGGCGATCTGCTCGGCGCCGCGCCGGAGGTCGCCGTAGGTGGCCTGCTGCATGCGGTCGTCGCCGTGCAGCCGCACGTGGACGCGCGCGGGTTCGGTCTCGGCGCGCGTGCGAAGCGCCTCGACGAGCGTGGACACCTGATCGATGCGCAGCGCACTCGCGGCGACGGCCGCCGTACGCGCAACGGGCGCGGCGCCGGCGATGCGGGGCGCCTGCTCGACGGCGGCGGCGATCTCCCGCGGCGTATCGAGGAGCAGGAAGCGATCGTCGAGCGCGCGGCCGAACGCGGTTTCCAGCCGGGTGAACAGCTCCACGCGTTCGAGGCTTCCCAGACCGACGTCGCGCTCGAGCGACGCCGATGGGGTGACGGCGCGCGCTGCCCGGTCGCCGCGCAGCTCGCGGGCCAGTTCGCGCACCACCTCCAGGACGCGTTCCTCGGCGGTCATCTGTTGATGATACCTGGCCTGTGGCAGAAACGGCGAACCCTCGCCGTCGGCATCACTGCCTCCGGCGAGGGTTCTGACCCGCTGGCGAATGCCGGTCAGTCGTTTCGGCACCATCTGAACGATTGCTGTTGAGACGTTCGTGCAGATGATCAGCCCGGCACTCTTCCCCTCGTCGGACGGGACCGACTCAGGCGCCCCTTGGCTCTCGGGACTTCAGTTGTGTCCAGCGACCTCACAACCTGTGCGGTCAGGGTCGAACTCCTGCCGCGCTGCCATCCGACGGTATCCCGCGGGGTGGCTCCATTCGCGGCATTCCCGTCCGCGAACGCAATTGTAAGATCGCCCCATTCGCGGCGACCGCCAATTCAGGGAAACCTTGAACTTCCTGCGGGTAAGCCCGGGGCGTGTGGTGCGGAAAGCGCTTACAGCCGTGCTTCCGCTCCCTGATGGCTGGCGGTCCGGAATCCGGGCATCGTCCAGTGTCGATCCCCGAGGGACGCATGGGCACGTCATCCACCCTGATCGGGCGGCAGCCGGCGGCAGATGATACGCTCGCCGAAGCCGTGCCCGTCACGCCGCACATCCCGCACGCCAAGGGCACGTCGGAGGATTACGGGCCGGCGTTGATCGCCCAGCGCCAACGGTTCGTGGAGACATTCACCGGCGTGCACCTGGAGCACGTGTCGTCGTTCTCGATACCGTCCGGGGACGTGCGAGGCAACATCGAGAACTTCATCGGCGTGGCGCAGGTGCCGCTGGGCATCGCGGGGCCGCTGCTGATCGACGGCGAGCACGCGCGGGGCGAGTTCCTCGTCCCGCTGGCTACCACCGAAGGTTCGCTGGTGGCGTCGTACAGCCGCGGCATGAAGGTGCTCAACATGTGCGGCGGCGTGCGGACCACGGTGTCGGGCGACGGGATGCAGCGGGCGCCGGTGTTCGCGTTCGCCTCGGCCCGCGAAGCCCGCGATTTCCTGGGCTGGATCGACGAGCACCTGGCCAACATCCGGGCCGTGGCCGAGTCCACGTCGCACGTGGCGCGCCTGACGCACATCGAGTCGTTCCTGTCCAACAAGTTCGCCTTCCTGCGGTTCAACTTCACCACGGGCGACGGCGC
It encodes the following:
- a CDS encoding hydroxymethylglutaryl-CoA reductase, whose translation is MSIPEGRMGTSSTLIGRQPAADDTLAEAVPVTPHIPHAKGTSEDYGPALIAQRQRFVETFTGVHLEHVSSFSIPSGDVRGNIENFIGVAQVPLGIAGPLLIDGEHARGEFLVPLATTEGSLVASYSRGMKVLNMCGGVRTTVSGDGMQRAPVFAFASAREARDFLGWIDEHLANIRAVAESTSHVARLTHIESFLSNKFAFLRFNFTTGDGAGQNMVGKATYAAYQWILANNPAVRRGYLESNFATDKKASRVNMLHPRGKRVTAEATIPRDLLVAQLRVEPEQIVYHWGVANVGALLSGANNNGLHSVNAITAVFMATGQDVANVAEGAAATTYVEITRDDALYFSITIPSLIVATHGGGTHLPTQRECLQMMGCLGSGKVNKLAEIVAATVLAGELSLAAAISSLEWVSAHELLGRNK